The sequence ACGACAGACCGGGCCCGGCTGGTCGTTGGCCATTTTTGTTCTTCTGCGTCGATCCCGGCCTCCGAGATCTACGCCGAAGCAGGCATTATTCAGGTGTCACCAGGCTCGTCAAATCCTCAGCTAACAGAACGGGGCCTTGAGACTGTCTTTCGTATCTGCGGCCGCGACGACCAACAGGGCATCGTTGCCGCAGAGTATATTCACCGGACCTTCCCTAACGACAAGATCGCAGTGCTCGACGACAAGAGCACCGCAGGCAAAGGTATCGCCGACGTCGTTGAAGCACAGCTTCGGAGATTCGGTGAACAAGTCATTCGCCAAAGCTATGTAGCCGGTGAAAAGGATTACAGGGCGCTGGTCTCAAGGATGAAGAAGGAACGGGTGCGCGTCGCCTATATCGGCGGTTATCATACCGAAATCGGATTGTTTGTACGCCAGGCGTCAGAAGCAAGAGCAGAACTTATGGTCATGGCGAACGATCCTTTGATGACCTCTGAATTCTGGGCCATTACAGGCAGCGCCGGCAATGGCACGTTGTTTACCTTCATGCCGGACCCCACCAGGAATGCCAATGCGGCCGGCGTGGTGGCCGAACTCCAAGCTTCCAACCTGTCCGCTGAAGGCTACACGCTTTACGCCTACGCGGCCGTGCAAGCATGGGCAGAGGCGGTGAACCGGACCGGTTCTTTCAATGCTGTGCGCGTAGCTAGGGCACTTCGTTCACGGCCGACCGATACCGTGATTGGCCCAGTCCGGTTCGATAGAAAGGGAGACAATGCGGCTCCTGGCTTTCTGGTTTACCGCTGGCGAGACGGCCGTGTTGAAACTGTCGAGCAGAACTGATTGGCGGCATCGCCGCCTCTCCAGATCCAAAGTGAAACGGATGATGGGACGCAGTCAGGTCGTTGGAGCAGCGATACTCGCAAGCTCTCTTATACTTGCAGCTTTCGGAGCGTTTTTCGCGTTCGTTGCAGCGCTCGCAGAGCTAGCCGATGTCGACCTGACGGAGACGCTACGTCCGATGATAGACAGATAGAGCCGTACCGAGCTGATCTGGCACGCAAGGCACAGGACCTCTGAAGCGGCTAACGATGCTTCTGGTCGAGCACATCCTCGCTGTGGAGGCGCTTCGGGAACGTCTGTCAATGGTGCGACCGGACCGCCATTTGCGCATTCTCGTGATCCACTCACATGGTGCAAGCTCAGATCCACGCCAAGAGAAACGGCCTAAGTGGTCAAACGACGAACGAGACCTCTTTGAGCGCGACGGTATGAAGCAATCAGGCCTCGCCATCTGCCCCATCATCGGAGATTAATCGAGTGAAGAGTGGCCTTCCAAGACTAAGGTGCGGTATTTTCGACCATTTGGATGACGACGGCCGAGATGCCGCACGACAATATGAAGATCGTCTCAAGCTGACCGAGGCCTGCGACTCGCTCGGTTTCTACGCTTATCACCTGGCCGAACCCGGCGATTACGCTTCGGTCCGCTCGTCCTGTTGCTCAACCTTTATCATCCATTGCGCGCATTCGAAGAGATCTGCATGCTTGACCAATTGAGCGGCGGCAGGCTCGAGGTCGGGATAGGCCGCGGCTCCCAGCCGATGGAATGGGGTTATTTCGGCATCACTGCCGACGCTGCACCAAGCCGTTATACGGAGGCCAGTGAAATCCTCAATATTGCGCTGAAGGGACATACGCTATCTTATCAGGGACACCACTTCGAGTTCAGCGAAGTACCCCTAATGTTGAGGCCTCATCAACGTCCATATCCGCCTATCTGCATCGCGAGCAATCGGGCTGAGACGGCGCAGTGGGCCGCGGCAAATGGCGCCAATCTGGCGTGCATAGGTCCCGCCTGTGTTGTCCGGAACGTTACGGATGCCGACCGATCCCATCGAGACCACAATACAGCCGCACACGGCCGCGAGCCCTTTCTCGGGCTGGCCCGCATGGTCGAGATTGCGAAGTCTGATCAGGACGCATACGACGGCCGAAACTGCGTATCGGCGATGGCTGGAGAGCTTTAAGTTCCTTTACGAGCTTAACGCCATTCCGACACCGTCCGCCCTTGCGCTGACCTTCGATGCAGCACTTGAGAGCGAATTGTGCGTCGTTGGAACGCCGGCTTCCGTCCGACAGCTTCTTCTTCAGCAGATGGAAGTGGCAGGTGCCAACTACTTACTTTGCCAGCTTGCATTCGGAGACCTTCCGCTGGAGGTTTCCCTGTACACCGCAACCGCAATCAAAGCTGAAATTCTCGATAGCTTTGACGAATAATGTCTGCATTGGGGGATCGTATGCGTGGCAAGTAGACCGACGCACTGAGGTTAACCGAAGGTGGTCGCGATTTTGGTTGTCGTTTGCCCGGGACGAAGGCGACCGTCAGCCTCAATGGCCGCGATATCTGACCACCTGGCGCCCCTATTTGGGGGCGAGCTTTGGCTTAGCGAGCGTTTGCGAACCGCTTTATCAACTCATCCGCGGCCGAACGCTCTTCGTTCGCTTCGATCTCCCGGGCCTTTTCAATGAAGGCGCGGCGGGAGGCCGGAGCTGGTCGGATAGTCGCCGACGAGACTCCATGACCCTGTCTTCGGCTTATGGGATCGAGGGGTGTTTCTGGCATCTTCGTGACATCTGGCGTCCAATTTAGAGGTATTCGCCAGCGATCAGAGCTGCGACCTTTCTGTCTTCTCCATCATGGCCACCCCTCCATCGACGAATCAGCAGGCTGGCCTAGAGTGCCCATAAGATCACCGCAGCAAGACGGCGGGAAACACTAACTCGCTTTCGAGGTAAGAGAACGATTACGCGCGTGCGCGATCCACGAACTGGATACATCCCATCAACACTTTCGATTTTACCAATTTCAGACAAATACCCCATAAGTCGATCGCCGGTTTTCCGGAAAGCACATTTCACGAATGTCGTGTGAGCAATGGACCCTTTTTGCTTTCAGCATAGTCGCAGGCAGATTCAAGGTTCTCGCGGCTGCATCGCCAACGAGACCCATCAATCTTTGGAATCGACGCACGTGCGGCGCAAATGCGGTCGGGTGGCTAATCGCAACGTCGGGCGCGCAACCTATCGCGCTAGCGCCTCCCCTTTTGAAATCATACTAAGGCCCTCCAAGAAGATCGGCTCTCACGCACATCGGTTGGTCAAGGTAAATGCGTGCGCTGCATAGAATTGGGGCAGGCGAACTGCCCTCTACGCCGGTGCGGGCTGGACTCTTTGCCCTGACCAGGCGGGCGTCGCCGACAATCCGACGCTGTCGCAGCCTTCAAAGAAAGCAGTGCGGTCAGCTATCTGACCACGCTACGTGCAAGCCGCATATCCTCCGGCCAGGACGAGGCAATGATGTCGATCGGTGTGATGAGACCAGCCTAGCGATCTTACTGCCCGCCCCTGTACGCCGTGTGACCCTGGTGTCTCACTCTGCTCGCGTCCTCAGTCTTCGTCGGCAGGCGGCTTCCACACCCATTTCCTACAGACTGACGCTACCCCATCTCATTCTATGCGCTGGCGCTGTTCGACCATATCCCGGCGCGGTTATCCCTTCTCAGCAATTCTTACATCACCATCGGAACGAGGGGTGGAGATACGCGATCTGCCGGTCTTGTCTCTTAGCGCCCCCACCTTCCAGGAGCCCATCCGCACCCTCGTCGGACCAGGCATCGCCTGTCAACGAATGGAGAGAGAAACCGCAGACGTATGTAGCGGATGTTATTTCTGAGTTGCCTGGCATGGGCTGGGATTTAATTTTCTGGCATAATGAGGAGGCCGGTCTGGACCAGTTGACGGCATGCCTTCAGCAACAGCTTCGTCCAGCGACAAGCGCTCTTTATGGCACTCTGCCTCGCGAGGCCTCAGGTTATGTCTGGATCGCTATGACAGGCGGCAAGCAATCCCGCAGCAGTTCGGGCCGCACTTCTCTCGACCTGCCGTCATCAGCGGTGTCCCCACTGGCTGGAGTCACTGTCACTGTCCGTCGCGCTGCACCGGCTCGGCCGTCGAATCAAATGACGGGCCATCTACAACGCAGTTCGCAGCGTTCTATAGTCGTTTCCGCCTTTGCGGCCCTGTCGCGGCACATGCTGCCACCCTCACCCTTCGGCGACCGTGCGTGCGCACCTTGCCTTGTGCAGCAGCCATTCGTTCTATCGCCCGTCTGCCGTCCCGCGAACGGGAAAGCACGACACAACCGTTCTCAGCCTGCTGCCTGCATTCAACTACTTTGGAGCAACACCGTGGAACTTGACCCTTCCAATTCACGTTCAGAGGACCTCAAGCATCGCATCGACCTGCAACTCGACATCGTGGCCGCCCTCATACGCGAAGAGGGGAACGAGCTCGAAGCGGTCCGACTGCTAAATGCACTCACAAATCAGATGATTACGGCGGAACTGGAGCTCGGCCGGCTCGGCGATACGAGAACCCGCGCCGGCGACCGGCAAACGACGCGACTGTCGCGAGACCGTGGCGTTTACTACCCAGAAGACCTTCAGGTTTTGGGACGCCTTCTCGATCAGGCCGTGGCGGCATTACCGGCAGTGCTCCGAACCCCCGCCAATCGAATGAAGATCGCGAAACTAATTCTGTCACGTGCAGCAGCGGACTGAGATTTCAGTTGATGGCGCGCTTATCGAACGTTTATCGCTGGGCGGACTGCTACGGCCGTACGCACCAGGGATCGACGAGTTGGCGTTTATGGCTCACCGCCCCGTAATCGCGCCGGTGCCGCTGGCTTTTCCATGTCACGACTGATCGTCGCGATGCTCGAAAGCTGGAGCCCGCACCGAGAGCAGGAGGCCGCGCAGGGTCGAGCAAAGGACGACGTCACGCGGACACATGTCAGAAAGCAAACAAGCAGTGACGGGAAAACGCCACATGCTTCCAGAAACTAGAGACTGCGAAAGGAGCGGAACGATCTATTTTCATCGATGTGCGGCTTTAGTCGTGAATGGCATGGCGCCGATCTTCCAATTGCAGGAAGAAGAGCCACAATTATTGACCGATACCGAGTAACAAGAGCACTTCGGCAACGAAGCCGTGAAACGCGAGCTCGTCTCAACCGCTTCAGAATTATTTCGAATGGGCCCGGAAATACAACATTCGGGGTCATCTGAACTTCAACAAACATCTATAAATTCGTCGAAGCACCGAGAGCAGCTCGATGTCCGAGCGTACTGCGGCTCTGATATCTTATTTGCTGGGACAAGCCACAGACTCTCGGTTTGCTTTTGCGAAGGTACTTCCTTGTATCAGGACGTGGTGGAGTGTTGAGATGGATCAGTTGTTATCCGAGCAAGTGCAAATACAAGATGCTATCGTAAGCGCAGCCTTTGATAAGGCCTGGCGCTTTGTGGAGAAGGATCCGTTGCTGGCGCATAATCGCAAGACGATCCTCTATAGCCGGTTGTGCACTTTTCTTGAGTCTTCGATAAAGAAGGGCGAACGGAATACTTTGAATCTGGCTAACGGGGCGATACGCAGCTTGCGGGCTGAACTGGCGCCGTCGACCGCGCAATAGGGCGCTTGAACCTCTACTGTCACATGAGTTTGGCTTGTCAAGTCCTTGGGAGGGCCTTATGCGGCGGCCAAACAACCGGGGCAGAGCGTGGTGGTGATGACCTTAATCCACTCATGTTCAGCCCCGCTGAAGACGAGCACGTTCACGAGGACTGTCGCCTTTGCAGCTCTTCTGGTGACCACAGACCAATCACCTGGAAAGCAGAGCAAGTCGGCGACGAGACGGGACAGCCGAGCTAATAGTCGCCGACGGCAGGAAAAGCCATACCGTTTCCTCTCCTGACTTTTGGCTCGGCACGAGCTTGCATGTTCAAGCAAGATCCTCATCAGGCACAGCCGCATCGGCTCCTTGACACCCGTCGATCGAGGTCGAGCTTGAGGATCATCGTGCTGCACTTGCGATAGGTCCTGGGTCAAACGCGATCCAGGCCTGTGATCGATCATCGCCGCATCGCTCACGATTGCAAGCGGCAGCACGACGGTGCTGACGGGAGAATGAGGTTGAGCGCACAAGACGCGTCCTTCGATCGGCGGTCTTCATTTACCGAACTCTCTGAATAGCGAGCATGCACGTGACGTGTTGGTTCAGCCTGGCTTTGTCGCTAGTCAGCGACAGAGGGAGCCAAACAGCTCGCAGCGCGGCGTCCCGTCACAGGTCATCACGAACGGACCGTATTCGAAGAAGCATCTGCGCGAAGCGACCAGCGTCAGGCCCAGCATTTCGGTCGAGGCAGTGCATGGCACGTTGCGCGCTCCACAATCTGACGCGGCGTGCGATTGGACCCATTTCTTTCGAAGACATGTTGTGCGGCAGTTACAGCAATTCGCGTTCATATTGTTAAAGGCACGACGCCGGGGGCACCGAAAGGAAACGACACTCGAATGAAAAAGATTCTGATTCTGACTGCAAGCATTGGCGCACTCGGCGCCGCCGCTCCCTCATTCGGCACGGACTTGGCCGGACAGCCCGTCAAGGTCAAGGCGCCACTGCTGCCGGTCGCAGCCCCGATTATCGACTGGTCCGGCTACTATATCGGTATCAATGGTGGTTGGGGAACGAGCCACAATTGCTGGGATTTCAATGGTGTTACTCCCGAGGGCTGCCATAATTCGACCGGCGGGACCATTGGCGGCCAGATTGGCTATCGTTGGCAGATCTTCAACATGGTCTACGGCATCGAAGGTCAGGGCAACTGGGCCGACTTCAGCGGCTCCAATGTCAGCACCGCCTTTCCGGCAAACACCGTTGGCACCACGACAGACGCATTCGGTCTACTCACGGGACATATCGGCTACGCGTTCAATGCCGTCCTACTTTACGGAAAGGGTGGTGCTGCGGTGACCAGCAACAACTATGTCCTCAATTCGGTCGCTTCTGGCACCGAGCTTGCCAACAGCAATGATGTGCGTTGGGGTGGCGTGCTGGGGGCCGGTGCCGAAGTTAGCCTCACGCCGACCTGGTCAGCTGGCGTCGAGTATAATCACTTGTTCATGCAGCGCAGCAACATAAGCTTCCCAGGGTTTCTCGGCACGGACCGCGCCCACCAGGACATTGATCTCATCACGGCACGGCTCAATTACAAGTTTGGCTCGCCCTTTGCCAAATACTGATCTCCACGCGGTTGCGTGAATCGGAACCCCGACCCCGGTCGGGGTTCTTTCCTCAGCTGCTCCTCTCCCCGCCGGCGCCCAGTCCAGTTCCGAAGCACCAGGTGCGAGCTCGTCTGAGTAATGGATTCAGAGGCTGGCTGGAGTGTAGCCGAGATGCCGCCAACACACTGGGAGAACAGGTCAGTCATTCGACAATTCATCGATCTCGTGAATTCCCACAACCTCACGCAGCGTGAGATAGCGGACTTGCTCCAAGGAGCGCATCGGTGAGCTCGCCGAAGGTGCCATGCTCAACATGCCAGAAGCTGGAAGCCGAAGATTTGGCTGTTAGTGCCCCGTTCACAAATTTCAAAGAACATTGAGGCGAATAGCTATAGCGACCGCTTGAATTCGGCTGGTCGCATCCAGCTTGCGCATCGCGTTCTTGACATGAAAGTTGACTGTATTGTAGCTGATTCCCAGGATCTTCCCAATTTCCCATGACGATTTCCCCTCTGCCACCCACCGCATGCAACTGATCTCCCGCTGCGATAGTGCAACTTTTCTTTCGCAACCATTATCGCAGGGACGAGCGATGTCGCCATAGGCGGTGTGAAACTGCCAAGCCAGCGCCTTGAGATGACCGATGCGGTCCTGAGGATCAGCATCGTCGAACGCAGATGCAAACGACACCACAGATATCCGACCCAACGGCCCAAACAACGGCACGCTCATGCCATGCTTCAGCCCCGCCTCTCTCGCCTCGTCCAGTACGCGTCTTTCGTCCGGTCGAAGCTGATAGTGGTCGGCGAGTTGATCCCACAAAAACGGCCGCGTAAGCATCGGCGTCCGCCGAACCACCGGATCGATAGTATGGTATTTGCGTTTGAAGTATCGATCGCACCAGTCTGGCGGCCACTTCACAGCCACTGTCGGGGGTGGATACTCCGCCAGCCGAAGTGGCTCAACGAAGTTGAGAGCGCCGTATGCGACTTCACTGAAACCTTCCTTGGTGGCACAGCCTACAAGAAGCTCGAATAGCGCTCTGAGTGAATGCGTTTGGTTAGCGCATTCGGTGAAGCTAAAGAGGTCCATGATGGGCGCCTCAGGACGACGATCGAGCTTCCCGTCATCGTGTTCGGTTGCGCTTGTTTCAGGCGGAGCCAAATTCCAGTCCATGAGCTGAACTCGAGAGTTAGTTATTCGTGCAGTCTGAACGCTAGCGCTGTGCCGGGCGCCATTCGCCGAATTCGTTGCCCTGCCGCCGAATGCGCCGGCATGATCGCTTGAAAAACCGGAGATAGCGCCATCATCCCTGCCCCTGAGGCTGAGCGGAAGTGATCGGTCCAGTTCGCCGATAGCGCACTGGCCAGATCGGAGATCATCGCCCTCATCGGTGTTGAAGGATTGTGCCATCGATACGAAGCCAACGGTGTCCTGTTTGATGATGCCGACACCGATAGAAGGTCCGCGGGTCCTAGACTGAGCTTCGAAACAGCTCCACCGGCTAGAGGCTTGGCTCTGTTGAGCTTGCATGGCGGGAAAACGAAGCCGAACGACGCTTTGATTTGTCTCGAGGCCGAGCACGACGAGATCCTGGGCTCTGATCTGCGCGATACAGCTAAGCTCAAGCGGCTTGGGCGCTCGGGACTCGAGGAGCGTCTCAGCATCCATTCTCTGCTTGGAGACGAAGACAACGGGAGAGTCATGTCTTTTCCCAATCTTGAGAGATGCCATCGCTAACCGTTCGCCGGTTCTCCGCCGTGCGACGGCGCCGGCGACGCGATCGATGAGCAACACGAAACAGGCGGCGCAAAAGCCATACGCCTCGCATCATTGTGCGGCGTCTCATCGACTCCGTCCGGCAGGCTTGGCGCAAACGGACCGAACGTGCAGAAAGGGGCCACCTTAAAGGCGCAACGAGAGATACTCGTAACGGCGAGATCTGCTTGATGCGAAGGAAACTTTGCATGCGCTTCTCCAGCAGGGAGAGGACCCGCGCCAAACCAGCAAGTGTCATACCAACTGTTGATTTCACCAAATCAAACGTCGCAGAAAGGGCTTCGAACGCCCACGTTTGGTTGCGACGTAGGACTCTCGAAGCATTTATGACATGCGGAAGAAAGGCGACAACACCATTGCCAGGCGCGGCACGAGGTGAGCTACAGCAAGAAATGCAGCTCACCTCGGCGGCCCCCTCGAGTGCCGCCCCCTTAGGGCCCAAACGCAGCCCTATTCCAGCCCAGTCAAGTGCCAAGTTCGGCAATTGATGGGACGGTCCAAACATGGCACCCGTTAAGAAAATTGAACTGACTGCACCTCCGGCCAGCGATTCCGGCGAAGCGTTTAGATCCGTCCCCAAGCAGAAACACGGTTAGCTGATGCACGAATCATGATGGGCTCGGTGGAAAACGGCGAAGATTGTCGCCAGGGTCGGTGAAGCATGGCTTCTCTGCTCTTCGCGATCATCTCACTGCTCTATGCGAGCGTTGGCCAGGCTGGTGGGACTGCATTCGTCTCGCT is a genomic window of Bradyrhizobium sp. CB1717 containing:
- a CDS encoding LuxR family transcriptional regulator gives rise to the protein MDLFSFTECANQTHSLRALFELLVGCATKEGFSEVAYGALNFVEPLRLAEYPPPTVAVKWPPDWCDRYFKRKYHTIDPVVRRTPMLTRPFLWDQLADHYQLRPDERRVLDEAREAGLKHGMSVPLFGPLGRISVVSFASAFDDADPQDRIGHLKALAWQFHTAYGDIARPCDNGCERKVALSQREISCMRWVAEGKSSWEIGKILGISYNTVNFHVKNAMRKLDATSRIQAVAIAIRLNVL
- a CDS encoding branched-chain amino acid ABC transporter substrate-binding protein translates to MLNRCASAASAALLFCALASVARGSDVNIAVAGPMSGSSAAFGAQMRDGAAAAVEALNASGLFLDTKVILTVADDACDPKQAVAVANKLTTDRARLVVGHFCSSASIPASEIYAEAGIIQVSPGSSNPQLTERGLETVFRICGRDDQQGIVAAEYIHRTFPNDKIAVLDDKSTAGKGIADVVEAQLRRFGEQVIRQSYVAGEKDYRALVSRMKKERVRVAYIGGYHTEIGLFVRQASEARAELMVMANDPLMTSEFWAITGSAGNGTLFTFMPDPTRNANAAGVVAELQASNLSAEGYTLYAYAAVQAWAEAVNRTGSFNAVRVARALRSRPTDTVIGPVRFDRKGDNAAPGFLVYRWRDGRVETVEQN
- a CDS encoding outer membrane beta-barrel protein; the protein is MKKILILTASIGALGAAAPSFGTDLAGQPVKVKAPLLPVAAPIIDWSGYYIGINGGWGTSHNCWDFNGVTPEGCHNSTGGTIGGQIGYRWQIFNMVYGIEGQGNWADFSGSNVSTAFPANTVGTTTDAFGLLTGHIGYAFNAVLLYGKGGAAVTSNNYVLNSVASGTELANSNDVRWGGVLGAGAEVSLTPTWSAGVEYNHLFMQRSNISFPGFLGTDRAHQDIDLITARLNYKFGSPFAKY
- a CDS encoding NolY, encoding MELDPSNSRSEDLKHRIDLQLDIVAALIREEGNELEAVRLLNALTNQMITAELELGRLGDTRTRAGDRQTTRLSRDRGVYYPEDLQVLGRLLDQAVAALPAVLRTPANRMKIAKLILSRAAAD